The sequence GGCGCAGTGCAAGACCCATTCCGTGCTCACCGGCAGCTTCACAGGACCAGTGTATCGAAGATATTGCGGATCTATTTAGTCCGCGATACTCTCGACGTCCGCACGGCTCACGAAGGAGATCGTCATGCGAATCGCGGTTGCCGGTGCCACGGGCAATATCGGGAGCCTCACCGCTGCCGTCCTCGAACGACAGGGGCACGAGGTCGTGCGCATCAGCCGCTCGCTCGGCGTTGACCTGCGCACAGGGGAGGGGTTGGACGGGGTGCTCGCCGGCGTCGAGGCCGTTGTGGACGCCATCAACGCGCCCCCTGCCGACGAGGCCGCCACAGTCGAGTTCTTCGGTGCCACGACACGGAACCTGCTCGCCGCCGAGGAGCGCGCGGGCGTCGGCCACCACGTCCTGCTCTCGATCGTCGGCATCCACGACATCGGCGGCAACGCCCACTACGCGGGGAAGCGCGAGCAGGAACGCCTCGTGTCGGAGGGCCCGGTGCCCTGGACGATCGTGCCTTTCACCCAGTTCCACGACTTCGCGGCGATGGTGACGAGCTGGACCGAGCAGGACGGCGTCGCCACGATCGCGCCACTTCTGGTGCAGCCCATCGCCCCTTCCGACGTCGCCGACATCCTCGCCGAGATCGCGACAGGCGAGGCGAAGGGTCGCTATGTCGATGTCGCGGGGCCCGAGCCGCACGACCTCGTCGATATGGCGAGGCGCACGAATCAGGCGCGAGGCCGTGAGGTGAGGCTCGTGCCCACCTGGTCGGGGATCTTCGGAGCGTCCATGGCGGGTGAGGTCCTGCTGCCAGGGGAAGGCGCCCGTATCGCGCCGACCACGTTCGACGAGTGGCTTGCGACCCAGAAGCCCGCGGAGGAGGTCTGAGCCGGTAGCTCGAAGGGGGTCGGTACCGGGGCGGCCAGCTGTGTCCACTGTGGACAAGCGAGGCCGCTGTCGGCCGAGGGTCGTCGTCGGGTCGGGCAAGTGGCCGCAGCCGGCGCGCCGACTGCGGCCGCCGTCAGGCGATGGGGACGCTTTCGAGGTGGGCCAGGCCCTCGCTCTGGGCCCGGTGCGTGGCCGGGCGCCGACGCTGGATCGTGCGCGACAACGCCCTGCGTTGACAAACTGTTGAAGTTCCGGATCGTAGAGATTAACCTCCACATTGCGGAACTACAGATGGTTGTCCTCTCACGGTCAAGCGAGGTTCGATGTCGAACACGAGTCCGGGCTATGCGATCACCGTTCGGGTCGAGGCGCCTTCCAACGCGGGCGTCACCAGCGGCCTGGTGGCCGCCGTCGGGCGCGCGGGTGGCGCGCTCACCGCTCTCGACGTGGTGGAATCCCACGCCGACCGGATCGTCGTTGACATCACGTGCGACGCCACGGACGCCGAACACGCCGAGACCATCGCCGCTGCGCTCGCGGAGGTGGACGCCGTTTCGGTGCGCAAGGTGAGCGACCGCACGTTCCTCATGCATCTCGGCGGCAAGCTCGAAGTCACCTCGAAGGTGCCGCTGCGGCACCGCGACGACCTGTCCCGCGCGTACACGCCGGGCGTGGCCCGGATCTGCCGCGCCATCGCCGAGAATCCCGAGGACGTCCGAAGACTCACCATCAAGCGCAACACCGTCGCCGTCGTCACGGACGGCTCGGCAGTGCTCGGGCTCGGCGACATCGGTCCCGCCGCCGCGCTTCCGGTGATGGAGGGCAAGGCCGCCCTGTTCAAGCAGTTCGCGGGGGTGGACGCGTGGCCGGTGTGCCTCGACGCGCGGGACCCCGACAAGATCGTCGAGATCGTCCGGTCGCTGGCCACCGTCTACGGCGGCATCAACCTCGAGGACATCGCCGCGCCGCGATGCTTCGAGATCGAGCGGCGGCTCAGGGCCGAGCTCGACATCCCGGTCTTCCACGACGACCAGCACGGCACCGCCATCGTGGTGCTCGCCGCGCTTGCCAACGCGCTGCGCGTCGTCGGCAAGAAGAAGGCGGACGTCCGAGTGGTGGTCAGCGGGGTCG comes from Saccharomonospora xinjiangensis XJ-54 and encodes:
- a CDS encoding SDR family oxidoreductase encodes the protein MRIAVAGATGNIGSLTAAVLERQGHEVVRISRSLGVDLRTGEGLDGVLAGVEAVVDAINAPPADEAATVEFFGATTRNLLAAEERAGVGHHVLLSIVGIHDIGGNAHYAGKREQERLVSEGPVPWTIVPFTQFHDFAAMVTSWTEQDGVATIAPLLVQPIAPSDVADILAEIATGEAKGRYVDVAGPEPHDLVDMARRTNQARGREVRLVPTWSGIFGASMAGEVLLPGEGARIAPTTFDEWLATQKPAEEV
- a CDS encoding NAD-dependent malic enzyme — translated: MSNTSPGYAITVRVEAPSNAGVTSGLVAAVGRAGGALTALDVVESHADRIVVDITCDATDAEHAETIAAALAEVDAVSVRKVSDRTFLMHLGGKLEVTSKVPLRHRDDLSRAYTPGVARICRAIAENPEDVRRLTIKRNTVAVVTDGSAVLGLGDIGPAAALPVMEGKAALFKQFAGVDAWPVCLDARDPDKIVEIVRSLATVYGGINLEDIAAPRCFEIERRLRAELDIPVFHDDQHGTAIVVLAALANALRVVGKKKADVRVVVSGVGAAGYAIIRLLRAQGVRDIVACDRRGVVHPGRDGLEPARRWIAEHTNPPGHDGTLAEALVGADVFIGVSAPNLLTGDDIAAMADDAIVFALANPDPEVDPFAAREHAAVVATGRSDFPNQINNVLAFPGFFRGMLDAGTSEITEAVLIAAADAIADSVEPGELGAGYIVPSVFDGTVAPAVARAVREAATASGAS